A single Meles meles chromosome 20, mMelMel3.1 paternal haplotype, whole genome shotgun sequence DNA region contains:
- the S1PR2 gene encoding sphingosine 1-phosphate receptor 2, whose protein sequence is MGSLYSEYLSPSKVREHYNYTKETLDTQETPSRQVALAVIIILCSAIVAENLLVLIAVARNSKFHSAMYLFLGNLAASDLLAGVAFVANTLLSGPVTLGLTPVQWFAREGSAFITLSASVFSLLAIAIERHVAIAKVKLYGSDKSCRMLLLIAASWLISLALGGLPILGWNCLGHLEACSTVLPLYTKHYVLCVVTIFSVILLAIVALYVRIYCVVRSSHADVAGPQTLALLKTVTIVLGVFIVCWLPAFSILLLDYACPVRSCPVLYKAHYFFAFATLNSLLNPVIYTWRSRDLRREVLRPLRCCRRAAGVQGRRGGTPGHRLLPLRSSSSLERGMHMPTSPTFLEGNTVV, encoded by the coding sequence ATGGGCAGCCTGTATTCAGAGTACCTAAGCCCCAGCAAGGTCCGGGAACACTACAATTACACCAAGGAGACTCTGGACACTCAGGAGACGCCCTCCCGCCAGGTGGCCTTGGCCGTCATCATCATCCTCTGCTCCGCCATCGTGGCGGAGAACTTGCTGGTGCTCATCGCGGTCGCTCGCAACAGCAAGTTCCACTCAGCCATGTACCTGTTCCTGGGCAACCTGGCCGCCTCGGACCTGCTGGCAGGAGTGGCCTTCGTCGCCAATACCTTGCTGTCGGGCCCGGTCACGCTGGGGCTGACCCCGGTGCAGTGGTTTGCCCGAGAGGGCTCCGCCTTCATCACACTCTCCGCTTCTGTCTTCAGCCTCCTGGCCATCGCCATTGAGCGGCATGTGGCCATTGCCAAGGTCAAGCTCTACGGCAGCGACAAGAGCTGCCGCATGCTGCTGCTGATCGCGGCCTCGTGGCTCATCTCGCTGGCTCTCGGCGGCCTGCCCATCCTTGGGTGGAACTGCCTGGGCCATCTCGAGGCCTGCTCCACTGTTCTGCCGCTGTACACCAAGCACTACGTGCTCTGTGTGGTCACCATCTTCTCCGTCATCTTACTGGCCATCGTCGCTCTGTATGTCCGCATCTACTGCGTGGTCCGCTCCAGCCATGCCGACGTGGCCGGCCCCCAGACGCTGGCCCTGCTCAAGACGGTCACCATCGTGCTGGGTGTCTTCATCGTCTGCTGGCTGCCGGCCTTTAGCATCCTGCTCCTGGACTACGCCTGCCCCGTCCGGTCCTGCCCTGTCCTCTACAAGGCCCACTACTTCTTTGCCTTCGCCACTCTGAACTCATTGCTCAACCCCGTCATCTACACGTGGCGCAGCCGGGACCTGCGGCGGGAGGTGCTGCGGCCGCTGCGGTGCTGCCGGCGGGCGGCGGGGGTTCAAGGACGGCGGGGTGGGACCCCGGGCCATCGGCTCCTGCCTCTCCGCAGCTCCAGCTCCCTGGAGAGGGGCATGCACATGCCTACGTCGCCCACGTTTCTGGAGGGCAACACGGTGGTCTGA